A genomic window from Malassezia vespertilionis chromosome 6, complete sequence includes:
- the TPO5 gene encoding polyamine transporter tpo5 (EggNog:ENOG503NWJI; COG:E; TransMembrane:12 (i58-79o91-115i136-155o184-201i213-234o262-281i293-314o355-376i406-425o431-454i466-488o508-527i)) has product MSESEQGKGVSEVAHKEQTPQVAHEEVDSAHLDLNDDDKALAARMGHRSDFAREFKSFSTISYAFAIMGLVSSIATTFNSPFMLGGPASTVWAWFMGSCFNMTLGTSIAELVSAYPSSGGLYSASGLLVPIKYRAFTAWCVGWLNFTGQIAGIAGSEWGLAQMIYAWAHVISNGQFVANRNQTVGLYVALMIIHGVINSLGTRTLARLTSGYVIVNIGITFVIIITVLACTPLNEMNSASYTFTEIVNQSGWGASNPMGGDAIAFLFGLYSVQFVMTDYDATAHISEEVHRAAIAAPVAIMIAVAGTGAVGWVLNIVLVITSGRDIITSDPDTFPGGLAMAEIIRYRIGKVGFLVIWPFVCLVAFFVVTTALQANARSFYAFSRDRGLPDNLFFARISKYTKTTVNAVWLVVFWCIALGFLGFASQAAVNAIFALAALGMDLSYLVPIICRQVFANHPEVQFQPGPFTLGTGFFGKAINYTAIAWTLFECTVLSIPTVLPFDAQNFNYSWVIMVGVLLLAIIWYAAYAHKYYRGPISTLTPDLLKKLGIVTVQEEAIANSPEMADAQSFEHIKNK; this is encoded by the coding sequence ATGTCGGAGAGCGAGCAGGGGAAGGGCGTGTCCGAAGTTGCACATAAGGAACAAACCCCACAAGTTGCTCATGAGGAAGTGGATAGTGCACATCTTGATTTAAATGATGATGACAAGGCGTTAGCAGCGCGTATGGGCCATCGATCggattttgcgcgcgaatTTAAGAGTTTCTCGACAATTTCGTATGCGTTCGCAATTATGGGTTTGGTATCATCCATTGCAACGACCTTTAATAGTCCATTTATGCTTGGCGGACCTGCATCTACAGTCTGGGCATGGTTTATGGGGTCTTGTTTTAATATGACCCTAGGAACATCCATTGCGGAGCTCGTTTCAGCCTATCCGTCCTCCGGCGGTCTCTATTCCGCCAGTGGTCTTTTGGTGCCGATAAAATACCGCGCGTTCACTGCATGGTGTGTAGGATGGCTCAATTTTACGGGTCAAATTGCAGGTATTGCAGGTTCCGAGTGGGGTTTGGCCCAAATGATATACGCCTGGGCACATGTGATTTCCAATGGGCAGTTCGTCGCGAACAGAAACCAAACGGTCGGTCTCTATGTGGCGCTGATGATCATTCATGGGGTCATCAATAGTCTTGGGACGCGAACCTTGGCACGCTTGACTAGTGGGTATGTGATTGTCAATATCGGCATTACCTTTGTCATTATTATTACTGTTCTGGCTTGTACGCCATTGAATGAAATGAATTCGGCCAGCTATACATTTACTGAGATTGTAAATCAGAGTGGATGGGGAGCATCGAATCCAATGGGCGGGGACGCCATCGCGTTCCTGTTTGGTCTATACTCTGTTCAATTCGTGATGACGGACTATGATGCTACTGCGCATATCTCGGAGGAAGTTCACCGTGCGGCGATTGCTGCGCCGGTTGCTATCATGATTGCTGTAGCTGGTACAGGGGCTGTTGGCTGGGTGCTCAACATTGTCCTTGTCATTACGTCTGGCAGGGACATTATTACCAGTGACCCGGATACGTTCCCTGGCGGTCTAGCCATGGCCGAAATTATCCGCTACCGCATTGGCAAGGTTGGGTTCCTTGTCATTTGGCCATTTGTATGCCTGGTCGCATTTTTCGTCGTGACCACGGCCTTGCAAGCCAATGCACGCTCTTTCTATGCATTTTCCCGCGACAGGGGTCTTCCTGATAATTTGTTTTTTGCGCGGATTTCCAAATACACAAAAACTACTGTTAATGCCGTATGGCTTGTCGTATTCTGGTGCATTGCACTCGGCTTTTTGGGCTTTGCTTCCCAAGCAGCAGTGAATGCcatttttgcgcttgctgcgcttggtATGGACTTGTCGTACCTGGTTCCAATTATTTGCAGGCAAGTATTTGCGAATCACCCCGAAGTCCAGTTTCAGCCAGGTCCATTCACACTGGGCACTGGGTTCTTTGGGAAAGCGATAAATTATACTGCAATTGCGTGGACACTTTTTGAATGTACCGTACTTTCGATCCCAACGGTATTGCCTTTTGATGCACAGAATTTCAACTATTCGTGGGTTATTATGGTTGGTGTCTTGTTGCTGGCCATTATATGGTACGCAGCTTATGCACACAAATATTACCGTGGTCCCATTAGCACATTGACTCCTGATCTACTGAAGAAGCTCGGCATTGTCACTGTTCAGGAAGAGGCCATTGCCAACTCTCCAGAGATGGCTGACGCACAGTCTTTTGAGCACATCAAGAATAAGTGA